A single genomic interval of Juglans regia cultivar Chandler chromosome 1, Walnut 2.0, whole genome shotgun sequence harbors:
- the LOC109016345 gene encoding protein FAR1-RELATED SEQUENCE 5-like, whose product MGKESKRSLQLGVVILFFAVIPSMIESGVVPDHDRNTSTGCDASVGECSRELAEQLDDYQVYPGPEPGPYYFDYYYYSSEYVAYRSLFQPPVCSGIRYGNCIVPVRGRTRACSTYDRCQRVGWKARNRTLNVARPRPTGKTECKAKINALKVDGKFRLTTVNNTHNHDLSPNKARFFRCNREVSDSVKRVLDINDMAGIRMNKSFGSLVVGAGGFENLPFLEKDCRNYIDKARHLRIGKGGAGALQEYFCRMQYKNPGFFALMDLDDEGRLRNVFWADPRSRAAYQYFGDVVTFDTTYLTNRYGMPFAPFVGVNHHGQSILLGAGLISSEDTETFVWLFQTWLKCMDGIAPKAIITDQDKAMKNAIAIVFPESRHRLCLWHILKKVPEKLSSYASYKSGMKNALMKCVYDTHTIDEFEKSWDELIDTYRLHDNVWLKSLYTEREYWVPAFLKDCFWAGMSTTQRSESMNAFFDGYIHAKTNLKEFVDQFDSALKKKIESENNADFYSFSVTIPCISRSPLEKRFQELYTNAKFREVQMQLTGIIDLDPELLKRDGAVKTYQVEDEVRVEEFSKLVTFSVDFNEEDADAKCSCGLFQMRGILCRHILAVFKCNGRKSLPEKYILDRWRKDIKRRYTLIDSSYDAGDQRPDACRYSSLLKVCYQMITYAAGSKKHTKDATHKLHAMIELYSENQEPPSITLTGSNVGCTQNDTLTVGSSKQVLSPLVVRGKGRPPSLRRASKMEKEMRKLKGKTKKAPVNRKRKQRDGGDTPVPDTCRNLFGPSVLDVSNLVQDKSAVVIDGTQIGQTVQFGLDGSQPKQLGLDDSQLETLGFIGRNIGEGCSRAGNDVMD is encoded by the exons ATGGGAAAAGAATCGAAGAGATCGTTGCAACTTGGAGTAGTGATATTGTTTTTTGCCGTAATACCGAGCATGATTGAGTCCGGTGTAGTCCCTGATCATGACAGAAATACAAGTACTGGATGCGATGCTTCGGTTGGAGAATGCAGCCGAGAATTAGCAGAGCAGCTCGATGACTACCAAGTATATCCAGGACCAGAACCCGGACCGTACTACTTCGACTACTACTACTATTCTAGCGAATATGTAGCATACAGATCTCTCTTCCAGCCACCAGTCTGTAGTGGAATAAGATATGGCAACTGCATAGTCCCTGTGCGTGGACGGACGCGAGCTTGCTCCACTTACGACCGATGCCAACGCG ttGGTTGGAAGGCTCGGAATAGGACATTGAATGTCGCTAGACCACGTCCAACAGGAAAGAcagaatgtaaggcaaagattaatgccttaaaagttgatGGAAAGTTCCGGTTGACAACAGTGAATAATACCCATAACCATGACCTTAGTCCAAATAAGGCTCGcttctttcgatgtaatagagaagtgagtgactcTGTAAAAAGAGTCCTAGATATAAACGATATGGCTGGTATtcgaatgaataagagtttcggATCTCTCGTCGTTGGCGCTGGTGGATTCGAGAACCTCCCATTTTTAGAAAAGGATTGTCGTAATTATATCGACAAGGCAAGACATCTAAGGATTGGTAAAGGTGGTGCAGGAGCGCttcaagagtatttttgtaggatgcagtacaaaaatcctGGTTTCTTTGCACtgatggatttggatgatgaggGGAGGTTAAGGAATGTCTTCTGGGCAGACCCTCGTAGTAGGGCAGCCTACCAATACTTCGGTGATGTGGTGACATTCGACACTACATACCTGACGAATAGgtatgggatgccctttgcaccatttgttggtgtaaaccaccatgggcaaTCAATTCTGTTGGGAGCAGGGttgatttccagtgaggatacAGAGACTTTTGTTTGGTTATTCCAGACGTGGTTgaagtgtatggatggtatcgCTCCAAAAGCTATTATCACCGATCAAGACAAGgcgatgaaaaatgcaatagCTATTGTTTTTCCTGAAAGCCGACATCGACTGTGTTTGTGGCATATACTGAAAAAAGTGCCCGAGAAGTTGTCCTCCTATGCTTCGTACAAAAGTGGGATGAAGAAtgcattgatgaaatgtgtgtatgacacGCATACCATTGACGAGTTTGAGAAATCTTGGGATGAGTTAATCGATACGTACCGCTTGCATGATAATGTCTGGCTGAAAAGTTTATACACTGAGCGTGAGTATTGGGTGCCGGCATTCTTGAAGGACTGTTTTTGGGCTGGGATGAGTACAACGCAACGcagtgagagcatgaatgcttttttcgaTGGTTACATTCATGCtaagacaaacttgaaagagtttgtcGATCAGTTTGATAGtgcgttgaaaaaaaaaattgagagtgAAAATAACGCGGACTTCTACTCATTTAGCGTTACCATTCcttgcatatctagatctcctCTGGAGAAGagatttcaagagttgtacacaaatgctaaatttagGGAAGTTCAGATGCAACTTACCGGCATTATCGATTTGGATCCAGAGTTACTTAAGAGGGATGGTGCAGTAAAGACCTATCAggtagaggatgaagttcgTGTGGAAGAGTTCAGTAAGTTGGTTACGTTTTCTGTGGACTTCAATGAGGAAGATGCAGATGCTAAGTGTTCATGTGGTTTATTTCAGATGAGAGGTATACTGTGTCGGCACATTCTCGCTGTATTTAAGTGTAACGGGAGAAAATCCCTGCCAGAGAAGTACATTTTAGAccgatggaggaaggatatcAAAAGGAGATACACGTTAATCGATAGCAGCTATGATGCAGGGGATCAGCGGCCAGATGCTTGCAGATATTCTAGTCTATTAAAAGTCTGTTATCAAATGATTACTTATGCAGCGGGTTCAAAAAAACATACTAAGGATGCCACACATAAGTTACATGCAATGATTGAATTATATAGTGAGAATCAAGAACCTCCATCAATTACTCTCACTGGTTCTAATGTTGGTTGTACTCAAAATGACACACTCACTGTGGGTAGTTCAAAACAAGTGCTCAGTCCATTGGTTGTCAGAGGGAAAGGCAGACCCCCATCTCTTCGGAGAGCATCCAAGATGGAGAAAGAGATGCGGAAACTTAAAGGAAAGACAAAGAAAGCACCAGTAAACCGGAAACGTAAACAG agagatggaggagatacacCAGTGCCAGACACatgcaggaatttatttggcccatCAGTGTTAGATGTTTCCAAT CTTGTTCAAGACAAATCAGCTGTTGTCATTGATGGAACCCAGATTGGACAAACA GTTcaatttgggttggatggatcacaacctaAACAACTTGGATTAGATGATTCACAATTG GAAACATTGGGGTTTATTGGTAGAAACATTGGTGAAGGATGTTCAAGAGCTGGAAATGATGTGATGGATTAg